A single genomic interval of Vulpes vulpes isolate BD-2025 chromosome 3, VulVul3, whole genome shotgun sequence harbors:
- the OR2AE1 gene encoding olfactory receptor 2AE1 has product MWQRNQTFLADFILEGLFDDSLIHLFLFSLTILVFLIAVSGNTLTILLICADAQLHTPMYFLLSQLSLMDLMHVSTTIPKMATNYLSGKKTISFVGCATQHFLYLSLGGGECLLLVLMSYDRYVAICHPLRYTILMNRKVGLMMAVMSWLGASINSLIHTVILMHFPFCGSRKIHHFYCEFPAVVKLVCGDITVYETIVYISSVILLLLPIFLVSTSYAFILHSVIRMHSAGSKRNAFATCSSHLIVVSFWFGACIFSYMRPRSQRTPLQDKVGSVFYSIITPTLNPLIYTLRNKDIAKALRRVLGRDILTQRQQLPFP; this is encoded by the coding sequence ATGTGGCAGAGGAATCAGACCTTTCTGGCAGACTTCATCCTTGAAGGCCTCTTTGATGACTCTCTCATccaccttttccttttctccttaacCATATTGGTCTTCCTTATTGCAGTGAGTGGCAACACGCTCACTATTCTCCTCATCTGTGCTGATGCCCAGCTTCACACACCCATGTACTTCCTGCTCAGTCAGCTCTCCCTCATGGATCTAATGCATGTCTCCACAACCATCCCAAAGATGGCTACCAATTACCTATCTGGCAAGAAGACCATCTCCTTTGTGGGCTGTGCTACCCAGCACTTCCTCTATTTGTCTCTGGGTGGTGGTGAGTGTCTTCTCTTAGTTCTCATGTCCTATGACCGCTATGTTGCCATTTGTCATCCACTTCGTTATACCATTCTCATGAACAGAAAGGTGGGATTGATGATGGCTGTCATGTCATGGTTGGGGGCATCCATAAACTCTCTAATTCACACAGTGATCTTGATGCATTTCCCTTTCTGTGGGTCTCGGAAAATCCACCACTTCTACTGTGAGTTTCCAGCTGTTGTGAAGTTGGTGTGTGGAGACATCACTGTTTATGAGACCATAGTGTATATCAGCAGTGTCAtacttctcctcctccccattttcCTAGTTTCTACATCTTATGCCTTCATCCTCCACAGTGTCATTCGGATGCATTCAGCTGGGAGTAAGAGAAATGCCTTTGCTACTTGTAGCTCTCACCTCATTGTGGTTTCTTTCTGGTTTGGGGcctgcatcttttcatatatgaGGCCCAGGTCCCAGCGTACTCCATTGCAAGACAAAGTTGGTTCTGTGTTTTATAGCATCATTACTCCTACCCTCAATCCTTTGATTTATACTCTCCGGAATAAGGATATAGCTAAGGCTCTGAGAAGAGTGCTAGGGAGAGATATTCTCACTCAGAGACAGCAATTGCCATTTCCCTGA